The DNA sequence ATTACTTTCataagttattttacaaaaatacccctcATTAAGACTATATATGTCGAATGTAGACACTGACGACATCGTGTCTCCACGTTTTCTTAAAATTTGACCTAAGCCGCCCTCAGCATGGCTCTTTGACCATCTTTCTACTTTGTAAAATGAAGATTTAGAGGAATGCAAGTAAAAATCTATAGTATAAGGGTCGATTATTATGTGATCGTTTAAGCTCCTTGATTTGTTGTGTGGTTGCAGTCTTCAACAAGAATACCTTCCATCCATTATTAAATAAATCACTACAGGCTGTCTCTTTCGAGACTCCCTCCTTGACACTGATTGATCTCCACAATCAGCTGCAAAATACATGTCCGAGgcccttttttgttttgtcttgAACTTCCTTGATATGTGTTGACGGGTGAGAGGGCAATTCTAAAGACAGTTGGAACGCAAGCAGCAAAAGTAGAAGACACAAAGGAGCATAATTCTGGAGACCATGCCAAGACTCAAGAGACAAGCACCAACACCCATAAAAAAGACTACGCATTCTTATTTTACacaaatcatttatataaaaataatctatgTAGAATGATATAgttcatcaaattataaatttacttttattataaaatagagctaataaattatataaaattacatcaatttatgaTATTACTTTCCTATAATTTTTACTCCCCTTATTATTTGAACAATGTTAACTTCTGAAAGTGAAAAGGAATGAGTGGTACCCAAATACCATTCATATATAATGTCAGAAACCATGTGACATTGTGGCCCTTATCCCTTCATGTCCACCTAAAAGAAACCATACAATGAGACCAAAGAGTCCCCTAAAGTTGCCTTTAATCACATGAAAGAACAacccttttctttcttctactAATATCTTCcatcagaattttatttttatttattttctctgaTGTGCCTGTTTCATTATCTAATAGGTGGAAGATGCTGCAGTAACAAGGACAATAATAGTTGAAAAAAGTGCCACAGACACAGCTTTTATCCACTTCATTCGATGCCACAACTTTTCCCTTTCGACGCTTCCAAATCATTGTAGCTGTTAAGCTTCTGCTACAGTTTCTATACAAAATTCAGCACAATTCTGCAACTTTAACACTTGATTCCTCTCCAGGTTTTCCTTTACTCACGGATAAGGTTGGTGAAAAAACATACAAGTTtccaaaatatctcaaaaaaagaaaaataaatctacaaagtgTGATAGTTTGATAAACTTTATGCTAGAGAGAACTTTGCAGTCTGATATGTTACAGTAAGCAACGCTCATCTGTGAACTCTACTTTCATCAGATCTTTATGAGAACCAAAGATTtctaaaagagaaagaaaagtagAAATAGCAAAATATAATAGCAATACTTGAATGATCATCCATGCTTGCATGTTACAAGCTAGCCTTTTCTTCCATTAATGCTGAGTGGTCCAGCACACACACCTGTAGAAACAGGGCATAAAGCAAGGAAAGAGAGACCCCACTCCCATAAATCAGTGCATCTGTCCTTTTTACGTatgggtttatatatatatatatattcattttctaAGTAGTATCTCTAATATTGTTGTTGATGACGGTGATAGATATCCTGAGATCTTGTCTACAAATTTCTTTGATGGTAGGTATGATTGTTGGCTGTAAGCAGCTACaggatttttcttctttcatttgtGCTTCTAAATCTTTCTGCATGTAAAAAACATAAAGCCAAAAGCATTTACAGATTAGTTTGACTAAAATCTCAGTGAATTAAACCTAAGGAATTATGGGATCCAAGATCTAAAAGATGGATAATCTCCTACCTAGCATAATCAAAAACCCCTTGCTGGCCATGTTCATGCTGTCAACCACATTCCATGCCCAGAAGGATACCtgaaaataatcaaaaacaATAAGCTCGAAGAACTTAATTAGGTTCACAACAATGAAATTGTGGTGGTGTGTTGGCAGTACCTGGACATTTGGAATAAACATCATTCAGAGAAACCATGTTCAGTGGGGAAGATTGCTCTAAGCTGCTAACAACACAAAAGCAgaacataaataaaattaataagaaagaaaataacgaAAATGTCATAAGAAAGAACCTACAAAAcgatttcaagttttcaacaaaCTGAAGAAGTAAATTGAAGTTTAAACAAGAACAGAAAAGCACCCCGGTTGATCAAAATCCTGGTTCATCGCCATTGTGGGTAAACTTTCTTCACATCCGAAATCTTAGTTTCATACCTTTCAGGAAGGTCGCTTTCTTTAGGATGTGATCTATCCTCCTCGTCCATGCTATCAACATTACCACTACTGCATGTCAGATTCACTTCCTGTCGCGACTCTGGATCAGCACCCGCGGCAGAACTGGTTTGGGAAGCGGCTACACCCGGGTTGTCACCTTTCTCTGAAGCAaccaattaaaaattaaaacacatgcAATGAATCTTCAACATTTTTGCAGTATGAATACCATTTCAATGTTAAACAACAACAATTGATGAATCAACCTGTAGGGACTTGTTGATCAATGCCATCAGGTGGAAGAATGGGGATTTGATTGTTGGGACTGAGAGTTGGTGAGGGAATAGTGGACCCAACAGATAAATTTTGATGAGTATAATAGCGATGACTCTTCAAGTCTTCAAGTTGCAGATTCATGAGTCTTCTTCCTTGTAGTTCAAAGGCTTGCTGCAACTCAGCCTGTTCCTCAAGCTTCCTTCTCAACATCTCTTGGGTATCATAAATCGTTCTTGCTCCTGGTTCTAATCATCACAACTTCATATAAATAGCGAAAAATATTTTGACACTGAAAAAGGATCTTGCTTGCTTGTTGATTTGCTTACCAAAGTGAAGATCAAGAGGCGCTCTAGAATCAAGCCCTGATGGAGTTGAGCACAATGGATACTCTCCCCTCTCTAAATGTTGCTGCTGCTTCCTAAAATATTAGGATCGATTGACAACAAGAACATCAATTTAGGAAGGCAAGCAGCacataaaacaagaaaataaaatggagaATGTGCGCATATTGTACTTGTCCGGTATCTTTCCCTTCTCCTTATAAGGCTTAACAAGCACACGGGAATCACAAACAAAATGAGGATTCCCTTTCGCCAAAATGATCTTCACCGTCTCCGCATAGACAAATGTAACAAATCCAAACATTCGCTTCTGTTGGTATGGAATCCTCACATCTTGCACAGGTCCATAAATGCTTCAAAACGAAACAATTCACCGTGTTTATAACTACAATTCCTTCGTTCAAAACTTTATTTGCCAATATTCAAACAACCTAATGAAATGCTTTACTTGAAGTAGTTGGAAACATCTTCCTCTCTGAAAGCACTATCAGCTGGGAATGTCAAGTAAATCTGTCTCGAGCCAGGATGCGCCATTCCTCCCAGTCCCATGGACGAAAAATCATTCTTTTCAGGCCGGTAGCGCCCAAACTGGTGAAGCTCATCCTCCATAAATGCTGATGCTGCGGCCGATCTGTAGTATCATCACCACGTCACGATCAAGTAAAGTCCAGCATCATTAATCCGTAATTTGCACTGTATGGTACTACGATATGGAAACTGGAAAATAAGTTCATGACACACACATAACATAAAAACCCCATTCAAAATGAGTAACTAATTGCACCGTGCGTATGAGGAAGTAAAGAGTTCAGACTCCAATATTACAAAGTCGTATTTGAACAGTACATGCCTCTGGACATCATTTTGTTGCTGCAGTAGAAAACTCAGGCACTTATTGTATGGGAAAGAAGCTCCAGCCATGAACTGTGAAGCCGTGGCCCGCTTTTGTTGGTGAACGGCTTTTGATCTGAGGAACTCTTGTTCTAACTCATTGAATTTGCTCGGAGAACCAACAATAGCAGTAGCATCCAAGGAATCAGTATGGAGAAACCGGCAACCGCTGCCATTTTTACAACACCCTCTGGCGAAATACAAGCATGGCTTCCATCCAAGCCCAGAGCTTGCATCTTCGGACCCAGAAGACACGCCTGAAGACAAGTAGCTTCGCGCGTGCAACAAGGATTCAGCATAAGCGCTCGGACTCCCGGTTACCCCTAGCCGCCGATCGAGCAAATCATCGATCTTGGAATCGTTGACGAAAGCAAGATGGTCTTGAAGCTGGTAGTCATCAATGAGGTCAGTAGAACTATACGGCAATGCAGAAGATAAAAATGAGCCGGGACCAATATCACTGGTTTCTTTGACAACACTGGCGTAAGAGAGAGGAGTGCAAAATCCAGTGCGATGCCAAGGGTTTGCGGAAGGGGAAGATGGGTTTGGGATGTCAAAGCTATTCGATGTGTTTCTTGACCTTGAGATTGGGTTGAAGGGCGAAGGAGACGAGGGTGAAGAGTTAGGGTTTGAGGGGAGTCCCAAGTGGGTTTTGGCTTTGAGGATGAGATTATGAAGATTGGTGTCTGGTCCAAAGGCTAAGCGTATCATCTCCTTCTCACCATGATCTTGCAAGAAAAGGTACCCCATGATTTTTGAGGCATTTGCTGGGTCCAAAGTTTGGATCCTTGAGAAAACCACCTTAGTTGCTTCAGATGTATCCATGGCAGAAAACACTGATCAACTCCGTAAAACTATTTACAGGAGCTGGAGAAACAGTAGGAAGAATCAATTTAGTGCGGACCTTTGTTAAAGAGAGCAATAATGGGTGGATGAATATCTTAGTAATATAATGATAGTGGCATAAATGTCTGGAAGCGAGAAGCAAATGTACAAAGAAGGGGCGGGTCTTTCTCTGTCGCACGACCATGAAAAAGAAACAGTAACAAGTGGACCAGTAGGGATTAAACTCTGAGGTTAAAGATGGTATCGGTggaagatgagaaagaagacaCAGAGATCAATTCAAAAGTGCCCTTGTGATGCACTGATGCTTGCTGTTCTTCTCTCTTTGAACTTAGAACCACAACTTTTGATGGCAGTGCATAAGCTGCTGCAGCAGCAGCCTTGGGAGTTGGGAGAgggaaaactctctctctctccctctcaccgTACTTTCTCTCTCATATTTTTAAGGGGTTTGTCTTTACGGAAATGGACAAAACAAGGGTAACTGGAGATTAGATTCAGATCACCAAGGGTAAGTTGAATGGGAAAGAGTTTATCTTCAACCAGGTTTTtcctaatatataaataaactaaactcATTCGTACTAAATAAATAGGCAACTGCCACCGCAAAGGGTGTCCAGCGGCCAGCCACCTTGGGTTGGTGGGGGGCTATGCTAGCACAACCGAGGCTCTACTCTCATGAATGGTAGCTCTAAGAGTTTGGTGATGACCAAacaaagagagagggaaagaggtCAGTGTGACATAAATTACTAGACCTGTTTGAATTGAGGTAGTTAAGCATGCACTAGCAGCCGTAGAGCTCATTTTTCTGCTGTTTAGTAAATTTCAGACGAATAGGCCAAATCTTAATTCTTCGTGAATGTTATTTCTGTTCAGTTTtcactgttttttatttttattgaatggataaaaatatatgataatgatgatgatagATACCGTCTGCCTCGATtagataaacattttaaatgagatgatatgatatattttaaaaaatagtaaaatttttaaattaaaataaaatgaaatgatttataaaaaaatatgtgtttagatattgagataaaataagatagtttttaatttttgaaaattaaaaaaggtttGAGTCCAACTATTTTATAGAGAATCGAATTATGCACTATTTATAAGTTTTGTACTGTTTATGTaagttttcattatttattactgtttaatTAAGTGAacgtttttaaaatttagagataaaatataatatgtttgaatagagaaaatatctcatcttcATCAGATAACCAAACCGGGACTTAAGATTTTGGAAGTCccgtatatttattttaaaaaaaataaaatctattattaaaagattaattatatatattatatttacttattttttaaataaatatcataaatttatatattctaaaactataaatattatttttctaaagttTTGTGGGAAGACACCCCTCTGTtggaatatttttaattttattttaatgcaatcttcaattaaaaagaaaaaatttgggGATGCCCAATAATTTTGTCtcctcttttatctttttcggataagaagaataaaaaagatgGATTGTACAGTAGCAGCACGTGTTTGCTGACCTCAAAATGAACGATTCcatacaaaataattaaatttcaatttaaatggTTCGGATTTTACTATCTCAATACTTCAATTCATTGCATAAAatattcaatatattttaacGAACGGTTTCAGTTGGAAGTTCAACAGGTGTTTTGAACATAAGTTATTAAGTATCGCgcagtctttttaaaaaaaataaattaatataaaatttatataaaaaaaaaaattaaatttttaatcatagactatattcttttttaaaatgattacattACGTTTACATACTtcacgactatatataacattactctttacaTACTCTTTTTATTGCTTCGGTTTCCATCGTATGAATCTGATTGTTTAGCATTGAAACACATCCATGAAGGCGAGGAAAGCAATGGGGGAGGAAGAAAGtaagtaaataaaattttaaaaaggtgaggttattcttttaaaatgtcAAGTATAGAGATGCATTCggaattaaaaaaagtaaataactcctttgttttattttgaacaagaacCATGTCCATATCCAGAGTCCAGACACCAGCACACGGGGGAAACATGAAAACAAATGCACCTTGGGGTACTTCAAAACCaccttttatgttttgttttattgtcTTCTGGATCCGGCAATTACTCGGTGATTGCTACTTTTTCTATGTCACATGTAATCTAATGTACCGcgttaaatcattaaatttgattaattaattaatatataatgatcACAATAATGCATATAATTGAGATTGGTGTTTGGTCAATGTTTTTAAGCGGGATATATGAATACCCATTATATTAAGGAGTGGCCACCGGCCAGATGTGTGAATATGTCTATTTTACACCCACGAATAATAGAAAGACACGTGAGAATGGTaacaaaatgaagaatgaaTTTGCATGCAGTGAATCTCCTCCTCCACTCATCGTCCATGTCCTTCTAccccctccccccaaaaaaaaaactgatcttGATCTCAGAATTTTGCTTGACCCCTTCTTGTCTCCTCCCCACCCCTCTGAAAACCAAATCTTGATCTTTGTTCATCTCTCTTGAGCTTGTTTTTAGCAAAAGAGAAGTCAATACCAAGCAACACAATCAGCAAATGTCTACTATATCAAAAGTCCTCTTTTTTAATGAAGAGTAAAGCTGTTGaacaatttttcaaagaatatatgtgtgtgtttgtgtgttaCTGATTTGCTTGTTTTATATGATTTAATACTAAAAATACAGAGCATTTGATTCTTTAAGATTTTAGGTTGATTTCCAAGTTTATGTAGCCTATATGGGAAGCAAAACTAGCATAAACCCAAACGAGATTCTGAGTCAAGACCATCAAATGCTTGCATTTGTTCATGGAGGAAGCTAAGGTGTTCTGTGCTTTTCCAGTCTTTTGCGTTACTAGGTTTGTCACTTTTTGCATGACTATCTTATATATGTTTGAGAATATTATTGTGCTAGTTTGGATtcatagataagatgagatgattttagataaaaattgaaagttgaataaaatattactaaaatattattttttaatattattattgttttgagatttgaaaaaattaaattatttataatattttctatgaaaattttaaaaaattataatgatgaaatgagattagatgaaacaCTATCTGAATCCAAACCAGACATCTCACGTTTACAATTACAGACATGGTTTCAGAGGCTTTGCTGCCAAGTTGATGGAAGACCAAGCTTTCCAGATTTCTAGAGAGAATCTTCTTTTCAAAATCCCTTTTTTCCGCATCTAGAAGTAGATGATCAATCCTTTTGATAAATCAAAACAAGCACATAGAGATTGTAACTTAACATTTCAGCAGGTATTTTCAGTATCCGTCGAGAGAGACAGAGATGAGTTCGCTACAGGAGAGGAAAGGAAGGCGAACGGACAGGGGGAagaagggagaagagagagatgtgGCGGATGAAGGGAGATGCGTTGAGAGAGTTTTggggagaaaagagaagagggaagaaagaaagggaaaagggTTTAGGGTAGACTTCAAGGGGGAGGATGGAAAATTAACGAGAATGAACTTGCACACACCTTAAGTGTCATGGGTCTGCTATGTGTAGCAATTTTATTAAAGCTTTTCCCTTACATTAAACAATTGGCATTTAGAAATACCAAGAAACTCAAGATCTTAGGAACTATCAGCCTTTTGACACATTGTTCATGACTAGCATAGTTAATGGCTTACTAACGTTAGGCCTGGACCATTCAACTTTGTTCAATACGGAAACTTCTAAACCCTTGccaaaaaatatagatatacaaatccattttggaaaattccACCCACCCAACAACCACTAcaccacaaaaaaaaagaaaagaaaaagcgcAGCATTTCCGAATTGATTTTGGTATATTCTTGACCAGCTCTCCCCCAATTTACTTCATTGCTGTGTTCTCTTTGAGTCTCTTGATTCAGTCTCATTGCCTTCCTTGGTTGAGCAAATTCTATGGACAAGCAATCGGGTCCAACGGTACATGACTCATGGAAGGCTTTCTAGTGGAAGTTTGAACATAGACCAATGGACTACTTTACAAGAAGAATTACGGCTCAAATCTGCCTCCAACCACAGATAAACAATTTCTACATCTGCCTTTGCAAGCATGAAACTCACACGTTGAACATCACTTGTAAGTAATGTCATCTAGCTATTGCTTGGCAATTTTTCTTTCGGATGCCTTCATAATCAGGATATCTATGCTTCTATTTTCAAGGAATCGAACTTCAAATCCTCCTTTTGCAATGTTAATGTGCCTAGGAAAAGAAAGTCTAGAAATAAGATTCGTCTGCTAAAATGTTTGGGAGCTCTCATACATGCAAAAGAGACAGCAGGGCATCTTACACAGAAGAGGTCGAACTCCCTGAAGTACAGTAAATATATACTAAAATGAATTCGAGAAATTGCATAAGAATTATGCAACTTATACAACTAGATGCATCATTCATGTCTACAACAAAAccttttcaacttttaacacTCTAAATTGGGAAGGCTAAACACCTTAATGATGGTAATCGATCTTTTCTTTAGTCATAATGGGTTCATATTACTCTTTGAATACTCTCAGACAGCAAGACACAGAGATGAAGATGAAACCATATTCATTAAAATTTCTGCAGTAAAGATGGtttgaaagagagaggaaaCGAACAGAGCATTGAGTACAGCAGACCACAACACTCAAGTGGAACAAACACAATCAGTCTGACGACCCAATTAAAAGTGAAGATCTTGGACAACTTTCAAGTAACAAACCATACTCTCTGTCCCcttagaaaagaaaagttgGAAGTTTCTATGGAAACCGCTGTAGTAAGAACTTTGTTATCTACCAAACTTTAATTTGAGAAGAACAAGTGCATAAATATAAGATTCGTTCAGGAAGCCCATCACCACAACATATATAATAGGATCATAAACCGGATGAATAAATTCTGAATAAGATGTAAATATCAATGAGTATGAAATTAGATGTTGCGTACTTTGTGGAAGGAAATAAGTAGACATCAATTTAGTTTCTAGTTCTTCAAAAAATAGTATAAATAAGCAGAGAGATTTCAGACCTGATGACTTCAAGCAAAAATCATGCGTGCTTGAACAATTTCATACTGAGCCAATGAAAATATACAGCAACCACAAGGACAGGGAGAGTCAGAGGCACTAAGAAGCAGTAATACCTATCAATgcatgaacaaaaagaaaatgtttaatataaatgcatgaaagTTTAATACCAATGAAAATGCATGAAACTCCAGCGAATATAAATGCCAAAAAAGTTTAATAGACCCAATAATTGAAGTGTTTACATAGGTAATTCAACACAACAAAATGCACCAAAATTTATGAAACCCAGAaaggcataaaaaaaaaaatgtagcaaGAACTTTTAGCAACTCCAAAACCATCAGATTTAAAGAAACAGTAATAGGAAACAAAGAAAGCAAACTATACACCAAGAAATACATACCGATCTAAGAAAACCTGTAATTTGTGCCTAATAGCTAGACCTTATAGAATggaaggagaggaaaaagaaagatcgAATCATAGGAATAAGTTTTTTACCAGTCGTTTTGAATGGTGGAGATCAGGGCATTATTGGATGGGGGAAGGAGCTTGGACACAACGGCTGCAAAGAGAAAACCGACAAAGAAGATGGAGCCGATTGCGATGAAAAGGCAGCCCCAGAAAAATTTGTCTTTGGATGAAGCAAGTTGAGAAGAAGTGGATGGAGCAGAAGCAGCAGAAGAGGAGCTCATCGTGTTACTGTGCATCAATTCAGAAACCCAACTCGTCACCCATTTAAAGCAAGATTCCTTTATAATTGCTGGGGATGAAATTGAAATTGCCTAAGGGTGCgtgaattttcaaatttttaacagGCGATTTTATAATTTAGGATACATacaccaaatccttaaattaatACCCAATTTGTAACCTtctttataaattatcaaattagcgaattttgctacacataaacTGGTGTATTAACACATCagttatagactataatgagacccattataatttttaaaaaaaccaaaacaccaATCATTTTTTAGCCTCCATATCAGTGGTATGTTGGGTGTGTAAAAAATAaggc is a window from the Carya illinoinensis cultivar Pawnee chromosome 14, C.illinoinensisPawnee_v1, whole genome shotgun sequence genome containing:
- the LOC122294457 gene encoding zinc finger CCCH domain-containing protein 22-like isoform X1 — translated: MDTSEATKVVFSRIQTLDPANASKIMGYLFLQDHGEKEMIRLAFGPDTNLHNLILKAKTHLGLPSNPNSSPSSPSPFNPISRSRNTSNSFDIPNPSSPSANPWHRTGFCTPLSYASVVKETSDIGPGSFLSSALPYSSTDLIDDYQLQDHLAFVNDSKIDDLLDRRLGVTGSPSAYAESLLHARSYLSSGVSSGSEDASSGLGWKPCLYFARGCCKNGSGCRFLHTDSLDATAIVGSPSKFNELEQEFLRSKAVHQQKRATASQFMAGASFPYNKCLSFLLQQQNDVQRSAAASAFMEDELHQFGRYRPEKNDFSSMGLGGMAHPGSRQIYLTFPADSAFREEDVSNYFNIYGPVQDVRIPYQQKRMFGFVTFVYAETVKIILAKGNPHFVCDSRVLVKPYKEKGKIPDKKQQQHLERGEYPLCSTPSGLDSRAPLDLHFEPGARTIYDTQEMLRRKLEEQAELQQAFELQGRRLMNLQLEDLKSHRYYTHQNLSVGSTIPSPTLSPNNQIPILPPDGIDQQVPTEKGDNPGVAASQTSSAAGADPESRQEVNLTCSSGNVDSMDEEDRSHPKESDLPESSLEQSSPLNMVSLNDVYSKCPGILLGMECG
- the LOC122294457 gene encoding zinc finger CCCH domain-containing protein 22-like isoform X2: MDTSEATKVVFSRIQTLDPANASKIMGYLFLQDHGEKEMIRLAFGPDTNLHNLILKAKTHLGLPSNPNSSPSSPSPFNPISRSRNTSNSFDIPNPSSPSANPWHRTGFCTPLSYASVVKETSDIGPGSFLSSALPYSSTDLIDDYQLQDHLAFVNDSKIDDLLDRRLGVTGSPSAYAESLLHARSYLSSGVSSGSEDASSGLGWKPCLYFARGCCKNGSGCRFLHTDSLDATAIVGSPSKFNELEQEFLRSKAVHQQKRATASQFMAGASFPYNKCLSFLLQQQNDVQRSAAASAFMEDELHQFGRYRPEKNDFSSMGLGGMAHPGSRQIYLTFPADSAFREEDVSNYFNIYGPVQDVRIPYQQKRMFGFVTFVYAETVKIILAKGNPHFVCDSRVLVKPYKEKGKIPDKKQQQHLERGEYPLCSTPSGLDSRAPLDLHFEPGARTIYDTQEMLRRKLEEQAELQQAFELQGRRLMNLQLEDLKSHRYYTHQNLSVGSTIPSPTLSPNNQIPILPPDGIDQQVPTEKGDNPGVAASQTSSAAGADPESRQEVNLTCSSGNVDSMDEEDRSHPKESDLPESLEQSSPLNMVSLNDVYSKCPGILLGMECG